One genomic window of Phycisphaerales bacterium includes the following:
- the ptsP gene encoding phosphoenolpyruvate--protein phosphotransferase, which yields MEVLRGIAVSPGLVIGRIFLLEDEDRRVVRRFTPSAGSDEEAARARSALEASVADLQTVKHRAEKEMGEEAAKIFLFHIGVLQDASLRNPIFERIENEQMAAEHAVEVTFGEWATRFSKMGDSAFTSKVDDLEDLRNRVLGHLMGEHNRTLDELAHPAIVVADDLTPSQAAGFNREYVQAFVTDRGGRTSHTAIVARALNIPAVVGLRDIASIAEEDTTIIVDGLEGVVILDPTNEQLDRYKERQARLVRRETVWKEQACEPSVTTDGQHVRLLGNIEFPDEISHVLEVGGEGIGLYRTEFLYLTSDTEPSEEEHYQAYVRCIRQLEGRELVIRTVDLGADKYTQHTFELPERNPFLGNRSIRYCLSNLPMFKRQLRALLRASAEGPLKIMFPLVTTVHELRQAKSIVRDVMEDLAEEGVPFDADVAMGMMVEVPAAAVIASSFARDADFFSVGTNDLVQYTLAVDRTNERVADLFTAMHPAVLRLVRDVMRGSKSRQIPVSCCGESAAELDFAVLLIGLGVRTLSVGSYSIPQVKRLVRSVSAEECARIARRALSLESPSDVTAYVRERVRKAMPGVFDSGED from the coding sequence ATGGAGGTCCTTCGCGGCATCGCGGTTTCGCCCGGCCTCGTCATCGGCCGCATCTTCCTGTTGGAAGACGAAGATCGCCGCGTCGTCCGCCGCTTCACGCCCTCGGCTGGCTCCGACGAAGAGGCCGCCCGCGCCAGGAGCGCGCTCGAAGCCTCCGTGGCCGACCTCCAGACCGTCAAGCACCGGGCCGAGAAGGAGATGGGCGAGGAAGCCGCGAAGATCTTCCTCTTCCACATCGGCGTGCTCCAGGATGCCTCGCTCCGAAACCCCATCTTCGAGCGCATCGAGAACGAGCAGATGGCCGCCGAGCACGCCGTCGAGGTCACCTTCGGCGAGTGGGCCACCCGCTTCTCGAAGATGGGCGACTCGGCCTTCACCTCCAAGGTCGACGACCTCGAGGACCTGCGTAACCGGGTGCTGGGCCACCTCATGGGCGAGCACAACCGCACGCTCGACGAGTTGGCCCACCCCGCCATCGTCGTCGCCGATGACCTGACGCCCTCCCAGGCGGCGGGCTTCAATCGCGAGTACGTGCAGGCCTTCGTCACCGATCGCGGCGGCCGCACGAGCCATACCGCCATCGTCGCGCGCGCCCTGAACATTCCGGCCGTCGTCGGCCTGCGCGACATCGCGAGCATCGCCGAGGAAGACACCACCATCATCGTCGACGGGCTCGAGGGCGTGGTCATCCTCGACCCCACCAACGAGCAGCTCGACCGCTACAAGGAACGCCAGGCACGCCTCGTTCGCCGCGAAACGGTGTGGAAGGAGCAGGCCTGCGAGCCCAGCGTCACCACTGACGGCCAGCACGTGCGCCTGCTGGGCAACATCGAGTTCCCCGACGAGATCTCCCACGTGCTCGAGGTCGGCGGCGAGGGCATCGGCCTCTACCGCACCGAGTTCCTCTACCTCACCAGCGACACCGAGCCTTCCGAGGAAGAGCACTACCAGGCCTACGTCCGCTGCATCCGCCAGCTCGAAGGGCGCGAGCTGGTCATCCGCACCGTCGACCTGGGCGCCGACAAGTACACCCAGCACACCTTCGAACTGCCCGAGCGAAACCCCTTCCTGGGCAATCGCTCGATCCGCTATTGCCTAAGCAACCTGCCGATGTTCAAGCGGCAGCTCCGCGCGCTCCTCCGCGCCAGCGCCGAGGGGCCGCTCAAGATCATGTTCCCGCTCGTGACCACCGTCCACGAGCTGCGCCAGGCCAAGTCCATCGTCCGCGACGTCATGGAGGACCTGGCCGAGGAGGGCGTGCCCTTCGACGCCGACGTGGCCATGGGCATGATGGTCGAGGTTCCCGCCGCCGCCGTCATCGCGTCGAGCTTCGCCCGAGACGCGGACTTCTTCAGCGTGGGCACGAACGACCTCGTCCAATACACCCTGGCCGTCGACCGTACCAACGAGCGGGTGGCCGACCTCTTCACCGCGATGCACCCGGCCGTCCTCCGGCTCGTCCGAGACGTCATGCGGGGGTCCAAGAGCCGCCAGATACCCGTGTCCTGCTGCGGCGAATCGGCCGCCGAGCTCGACTTTGCCGTCTTGCTGATCGGGCTGGGCGTGCGTACCCTCTCGGTGGGTTCGTACTCGATTCCGCAGGTCAAGCGGCTGGTGCGAAGCGTCTCCGCCGAGGAGTGCGCCCGCATCGCCCGGCGAGCCCTCTCGCTCGAATCGCCGTCGGACGTCACCGCGTACGTCCGAGAGCGTGTCCGCAAGGCCATGCCCGGCGTCTTCGATTCCGGCGAGGATTAG
- a CDS encoding Rne/Rng family ribonuclease — translation MARKSSTSDNGSTTKAESTDTKKTSKKTTRKKTSRSSSGRGRGRFQSDAIESSGGAPGASRMVVNYIPGDECRIAFVEDGKLEEYHAEPTASTSRVNNIYLGVVRNVNTAVQAAFVDFGLDEHGFLHTTDVHPRYFPKNDNAAERVGIKTPRRDRPPIQKCFKPGDRIMAQVLKEGVGTKGPTLTSYISIPGRYLVMMPGMDNVGVSRKVEDEDTRRAMRKVLDQLDLPEGFGFILRTAGMERTKTELKRDLAYLKRLWSDMDKRQKSKKAPQALYAESDLLLRALRDLAGSEVTDIIIDDPGALARAERFIKIASPRSRPQLRQYTGSAPVFAAFGIEQQIHNIHSREVPLPSGGRLIFDETEALVAIDVNSGRSRSARDAETNAFNTNMEAADEICRQLRLRDMGGLVINDLIDMRHSSNRKAIEQRFAERLGRDRAKSTILPISEFGLLQMTRQRMRSSHERTHFAECHLCKGRGVIRRPDSVAAEALRDLSLIASHDKVARVEMVVSAQVASHLLSGRRKQLSRIERTSGVITEVRVSENMAAERFVLHAYDASNNDINVEKLPKLPDPEQFLVEAEGLADADTTIVDTPEAREDGSHHHDDEIDEVHAVEAHPIELDADYDESEEGDERTGRRRRRRRRRRRGGSGEAAQRDEAVASDDDDEHEEAPADTDDREVHDAESDDEDRPRRRRRRRRRGGRGRSGANAQSRDDRDDRDDRDGEDRDDDGPPDSLARRLASALATPVPEAEDESDDDEVLEDRQDGSAEDEHDDDRPRRRRRRRRRRGESRDSAVEVEAEESDAEPTEASDGGDDEQDDGDEPDRPRRRRRRRRGGRGRNRGERTEDAEVAADELDEPVLDEPEAVEDEVEEEIEDLVEDEEDEAPTVEVVSAEEEPEPAGLIEPRPKRGRRSRGGDGSAEEAKADKKPRPRFLYAAHRRTKGGGSDGA, via the coding sequence ATGGCACGAAAGTCCAGCACCTCCGACAACGGCTCGACCACCAAGGCTGAATCGACCGACACCAAAAAGACCTCCAAGAAGACAACCAGGAAGAAGACGTCTCGCTCGTCATCGGGCCGCGGCCGCGGCCGATTCCAGAGCGACGCCATCGAGTCCAGCGGCGGCGCTCCCGGCGCGTCGCGCATGGTCGTCAACTACATCCCGGGCGACGAGTGCCGCATCGCCTTCGTCGAGGACGGCAAGCTCGAGGAATACCACGCCGAGCCCACCGCTTCGACGAGCCGCGTCAACAACATCTACCTGGGCGTCGTTCGCAACGTCAACACCGCCGTCCAGGCCGCCTTCGTCGACTTCGGGCTCGACGAGCACGGCTTCCTGCACACCACCGACGTCCACCCCCGCTACTTCCCCAAGAACGACAACGCCGCCGAGCGCGTGGGCATCAAGACCCCCCGCCGCGACCGGCCGCCCATCCAGAAGTGCTTCAAGCCCGGCGACCGCATCATGGCCCAGGTCTTGAAGGAGGGCGTGGGCACCAAGGGCCCGACGCTCACCAGCTACATCTCCATCCCGGGCCGCTACCTGGTCATGATGCCTGGCATGGACAACGTGGGCGTCTCCCGCAAGGTCGAGGACGAGGACACCCGCCGCGCCATGCGCAAGGTGCTCGACCAGCTCGACCTGCCCGAGGGCTTCGGATTCATCCTGCGCACCGCCGGCATGGAACGCACCAAGACCGAGCTCAAGCGCGACCTGGCCTACCTCAAGCGCCTCTGGAGCGACATGGACAAGCGCCAGAAGAGCAAGAAGGCGCCCCAGGCGCTCTACGCCGAGAGCGACCTCCTGCTACGCGCCCTTCGAGACCTCGCCGGCAGCGAGGTCACCGACATCATCATCGACGATCCCGGCGCCCTCGCCCGGGCCGAGCGATTCATCAAGATCGCCTCGCCCCGCAGCCGCCCGCAGCTCCGCCAGTACACCGGCTCGGCGCCCGTCTTCGCAGCCTTCGGCATCGAGCAGCAGATCCACAACATCCACTCGCGCGAGGTGCCGCTGCCCAGCGGCGGCCGCCTGATCTTCGACGAGACCGAGGCGCTCGTGGCCATCGACGTGAACAGCGGCCGCAGCCGCAGCGCCCGAGACGCCGAGACCAACGCCTTCAACACCAACATGGAGGCGGCCGACGAGATCTGCCGCCAGCTCCGCCTTCGCGACATGGGCGGCCTGGTCATCAACGACCTCATCGACATGCGCCACTCGAGCAACCGCAAGGCCATCGAGCAGCGCTTCGCCGAGCGACTGGGCCGCGATCGCGCCAAGAGCACCATCCTGCCCATCAGCGAGTTCGGCCTGCTCCAGATGACCCGCCAGCGCATGCGCTCCAGCCACGAGCGCACGCACTTTGCCGAGTGCCACCTGTGCAAGGGCCGCGGCGTCATCCGCCGGCCCGATAGCGTGGCCGCCGAAGCGCTGCGCGACCTTTCGCTCATCGCCAGCCACGACAAGGTCGCCCGCGTCGAGATGGTCGTGTCGGCCCAGGTCGCCAGCCACCTGCTCAGCGGCCGCCGCAAGCAGCTCAGCCGCATCGAGCGCACGAGCGGCGTGATCACCGAGGTCCGCGTCAGCGAGAACATGGCCGCCGAGCGTTTCGTGCTGCACGCCTACGACGCCAGCAACAACGACATCAACGTCGAGAAGCTGCCCAAGCTGCCGGATCCCGAGCAGTTCCTCGTCGAGGCCGAGGGCCTCGCCGACGCCGATACCACGATCGTCGACACGCCCGAAGCACGCGAGGACGGATCCCACCACCACGACGACGAAATCGATGAGGTGCACGCCGTCGAGGCCCACCCGATCGAACTCGACGCCGACTACGACGAGAGCGAAGAGGGTGACGAGCGCACGGGCCGGCGTCGCCGCCGGCGCCGGCGTCGTCGCCGCGGCGGCAGCGGAGAGGCCGCCCAGCGCGACGAGGCGGTTGCCAGCGATGACGACGACGAGCACGAAGAGGCACCGGCCGATACCGACGACCGCGAGGTCCACGACGCCGAGTCGGACGACGAAGACCGCCCGCGTCGCCGCCGCCGCCGTCGCCGACGCGGCGGACGGGGCCGCTCGGGCGCCAACGCTCAATCGCGTGACGACCGTGACGACCGTGACGACCGTGACGGCGAAGACCGCGACGACGACGGCCCGCCCGACTCGCTCGCCCGACGGCTCGCCAGCGCCCTGGCGACGCCCGTTCCGGAAGCAGAAGACGAAAGCGACGACGACGAGGTCCTCGAAGACCGCCAGGACGGATCTGCCGAAGACGAGCACGACGACGACCGCCCGCGCCGCAGACGTCGCCGCCGGCGTCGGCGTGGCGAGTCTCGCGATTCTGCCGTCGAGGTAGAAGCCGAAGAGTCCGACGCCGAGCCCACCGAAGCATCGGACGGCGGCGATGACGAGCAAGACGACGGCGATGAGCCCGATCGCCCGCGCAGGCGTCGCCGACGGCGCCGCGGCGGACGTGGCCGAAACCGGGGCGAGCGCACCGAAGACGCCGAGGTCGCCGCCGACGAGCTCGACGAACCCGTCCTCGACGAACCCGAAGCCGTCGAGGACGAGGTTGAAGAAGAAATCGAGGACCTCGTCGAAGACGAAGAGGACGAGGCGCCCACGGTCGAGGTCGTCTCCGCCGAGGAAGAGCCCGAGCCCGCGGGCCTCATCGAGCCTCGCCCCAAGCGTGGCCGACGCTCTCGCGGCGGCGACGGCTCGGCAGAAGAAGCGAAGGCCGACAAGAAGCCCCGCCCGCGCTTCCTCTATGCCGCCCACCGCCGCACCAAGGGCGGCGGATCCGACGGGGCCTGA
- the dxr gene encoding 1-deoxy-D-xylulose-5-phosphate reductoisomerase, with protein sequence MAPRTRRLIVLGSTGSIGRQTLDVVAHLASLARANGQDPPIEVVGLAAGRRARELHEQAAAHGVPHTALCEGDDDAANFIGSDAAERLVREVDADVVMAAVVGAAGLPATLAAVELGRDVALANKETLVAAGALVVPAARHSGSKLLPVDSEHSALWQCLHAIAGPDAAPPMTPPAHVARLVLTASGGPFRTASASEVYNATPEQALAHPTWDMGPKVTIDCASLTNKALEVIEAHWLFGFESSRLGVLVHPQSIVHSLIETIDGSVLAQLGVSDMRLPIQLALTHPDRAPGSTPPLDLAQLARLDFEEPDKERFPALRLARWVIDTGGTAGAIFNAANEAAVHAFLAGRVPFGRIGELTQDACESVEVTPLQTVQDATDADTRARSHVERHIAAATRS encoded by the coding sequence ATGGCCCCCCGTACGCGGCGGCTGATCGTCCTGGGAAGCACCGGCTCCATCGGCCGGCAGACCCTCGACGTCGTCGCCCATCTCGCGTCGCTCGCAAGGGCCAACGGCCAGGACCCGCCCATCGAGGTGGTGGGCCTGGCCGCCGGCCGGCGTGCGCGCGAGCTGCACGAGCAAGCCGCCGCGCACGGGGTTCCCCACACCGCGCTCTGCGAGGGCGACGACGACGCGGCGAACTTCATCGGCAGCGACGCGGCCGAACGCCTGGTGCGCGAGGTCGATGCCGACGTCGTGATGGCCGCCGTCGTCGGCGCCGCCGGCCTGCCCGCCACGCTCGCCGCCGTCGAGCTCGGCCGCGACGTCGCGCTGGCCAACAAGGAAACGCTCGTCGCCGCCGGCGCCCTCGTCGTGCCCGCGGCCCGGCATTCGGGCTCGAAGCTGCTGCCGGTCGACAGCGAACACTCCGCACTCTGGCAGTGCCTCCACGCCATCGCCGGCCCCGATGCCGCGCCGCCCATGACGCCGCCCGCGCACGTCGCGCGCCTCGTGCTCACCGCCTCGGGCGGCCCCTTCCGCACCGCCTCGGCCAGCGAGGTCTACAACGCCACGCCAGAGCAAGCCCTCGCCCACCCCACGTGGGACATGGGCCCCAAGGTCACCATCGACTGCGCCTCGCTCACGAACAAGGCGCTCGAGGTCATCGAGGCCCACTGGCTCTTCGGCTTCGAATCATCCCGCCTCGGCGTACTCGTGCACCCCCAGTCCATCGTGCACTCGCTCATCGAGACCATCGACGGCTCGGTGCTCGCCCAGCTCGGCGTCAGCGACATGCGCCTGCCCATCCAGCTCGCCCTGACCCACCCCGACCGCGCACCGGGCAGCACGCCGCCGCTCGACCTTGCCCAACTCGCCCGCCTCGACTTCGAAGAGCCGGACAAAGAGCGCTTCCCCGCCCTGCGGCTCGCACGCTGGGTCATCGACACGGGCGGCACCGCCGGCGCCATCTTCAACGCCGCCAACGAGGCCGCCGTCCACGCCTTCCTCGCCGGACGCGTCCCCTTCGGCCGCATCGGCGAGCTGACCCAGGACGCCTGCGAATCCGTCGAGGTCACGCCGCTCCAGACCGTGCAAGACGCCACCGACGCAGATACGCGCGCCCGGTCCCACGTCGAACGCCACATCGCCGCCGCAACGCGCTCGTAA
- a CDS encoding GC-type dockerin domain-anchored protein yields MLKRLMIGAAIAGAVSAAPCHAQDDPRVLYSTEFGSFVFTPMASALRDLGIDAELAFTSRATRDDLLDGPWDLVIVRRTIRFEALYEAEILALLRDHVDAGRPLHFQMADLELVPDGWYDLLGLEGAVDLRLPLSDIRAPIPVHPSVPSVGLLGLDDERFPPDYGDALLPGSDAFLTQWYESDQRASTVISHEGRVLVNGQQWDNWAGGQGFAARQISWLLGCKADLDGDGELSIFDFLEFQTLFDARDVRADVFYDGRFDVFDFLEFFNQFQAGC; encoded by the coding sequence ATGCTGAAGCGGCTCATGATCGGAGCGGCCATCGCCGGCGCGGTGTCGGCCGCGCCCTGCCACGCGCAGGACGACCCTCGGGTGCTCTACAGCACGGAGTTCGGTTCGTTCGTGTTCACGCCCATGGCGTCGGCGCTGCGTGATCTGGGCATCGACGCGGAGCTGGCCTTTACCTCACGCGCCACGCGCGACGACTTGCTCGATGGGCCGTGGGACCTGGTGATCGTGCGTCGGACGATCCGCTTCGAGGCGCTGTACGAGGCCGAGATCCTGGCGCTGCTGCGCGACCACGTCGATGCGGGTCGCCCGCTGCACTTCCAGATGGCCGACCTGGAGCTCGTGCCCGACGGGTGGTACGACCTGCTGGGGCTGGAGGGGGCGGTGGATCTTCGGTTGCCGCTCAGCGACATTCGGGCACCCATTCCCGTGCACCCATCGGTTCCCAGCGTGGGGCTGCTCGGGCTCGATGACGAGCGTTTCCCGCCCGATTACGGGGACGCGCTCCTACCGGGCTCGGATGCATTCTTGACGCAATGGTACGAGTCCGACCAACGCGCATCGACGGTCATCTCTCACGAAGGACGTGTTCTTGTGAACGGCCAGCAATGGGACAATTGGGCCGGCGGACAAGGATTTGCGGCACGACAGATCTCGTGGTTGCTCGGCTGTAAGGCCGATCTCGATGGCGATGGTGAACTATCTATCTTCGACTTCCTCGAGTTCCAGACGCTGTTCGATGCCCGCGACGTGCGTGCCGACGTGTTCTATGACGGACGGTTCGACGTGTTTGATTTCCTGGAGTTCTTCAACCAGTTCCAAGCAGGGTGCTAG
- the gyrA gene encoding DNA gyrase subunit A translates to MADEHDQAGILDDGDQGEPSQAPVIGGGRIVDLEIDRELQESYLTYAMSTIMDRALPDVRDGLKPSQRRILVAMNDNNLKPGRKHLKCAKIAGDTSGNYHPHGESVIYPTLVGLAQKWRMRVPLIDPQGNFGSIEGDPPAAMRYTEARMHHAAVDMLQDMDLSTVDMQPNYDDRLLEPKVLPGRFPNLLVNGSLGIAVGMATSMPPHNPSEILDAITRVVDKPEIDLIELMQDEVDADGNVTRLGVKGPDFPTGGVIVGRRGIGEAYANGRGKVYLRGVCHVEELNKDRQQLVIDEIPYNLSQRNLVEKIVEAVQDERIKDISDIRNESGRQAMTRVVIELKRGADPAVVENQLYQFTPLQQTFSIINIALVGRRPVTLGLKELIEHYIDHRVEVIRRRTEHLLREARRKAHLLEGQIYAVIDIDEIVKLIRSSSTREEAIQKLMDRRYRIPPEHPAAKQIPQRLLDHVAKFEELGGVALTRHQAEQIGSMRLIQLVGLEIERLVDEYAKLAAEIADYEDILASRPRVLQIIREDCEAMKARYGDDRRTAIEDAVGEIDMESLIREHDVVVTISRGGYAKRVPAETYRAQARGGKGIRAGTSKSSGGDEDFIQHLFVASTHDHLLCFTNTGRVFKMKVYELPEMARTAKGRAIVNLLDLKEGEKVWAFLTIKDFEANSQFLTFATRGGIVKRTPLRAYRNVNRSGLIAVGLKEGDELYDVALTNGNDDVLLVTSNGMAIRFAEDDVRVMGRSAAGVKGIDLADDARVIGLVAIPMVEDDDGDLMTHPDALERNLCLLTVTETGYGKRTPVDEYRVQPETGKPRSQSRGGKGRRDIATGERNGDAVTAVGLFDGQEIMVISRSGQLVRMAGESIRETNRGTKGVRVVKLNAGDDVIAVAPVAENDAEDSAESAGGDGGEAES, encoded by the coding sequence TTGGCCGACGAGCATGATCAGGCTGGAATCTTGGACGACGGCGACCAGGGCGAGCCATCGCAGGCGCCGGTCATCGGCGGCGGCCGAATCGTCGATCTCGAGATCGACCGCGAGCTCCAGGAAAGCTACCTCACCTACGCCATGAGCACCATCATGGACCGGGCCCTGCCCGACGTCCGCGATGGGCTCAAGCCCAGCCAGCGACGCATCCTCGTCGCGATGAACGACAACAACCTCAAGCCCGGCCGCAAGCACCTCAAGTGCGCCAAGATCGCCGGTGACACCAGCGGCAACTACCACCCCCACGGCGAGAGCGTGATCTACCCCACGCTCGTGGGCCTCGCCCAGAAGTGGCGCATGCGCGTGCCGCTCATCGACCCCCAGGGCAACTTCGGCTCCATCGAAGGCGACCCGCCCGCGGCCATGCGCTACACCGAGGCCCGCATGCACCACGCGGCCGTCGACATGCTCCAGGACATGGACCTGAGCACCGTCGACATGCAGCCCAACTACGACGACCGCCTGCTCGAGCCAAAGGTCTTGCCGGGCCGCTTCCCGAACCTGCTCGTCAACGGCTCGCTCGGCATCGCCGTGGGCATGGCTACGAGCATGCCGCCGCACAACCCCAGCGAGATCCTCGACGCCATCACGCGCGTCGTCGACAAGCCCGAGATCGACCTCATCGAGCTCATGCAGGACGAGGTCGACGCCGACGGCAACGTCACGCGCCTGGGCGTCAAGGGCCCCGACTTCCCCACCGGCGGGGTCATCGTCGGCCGCCGCGGCATCGGCGAGGCCTACGCCAACGGTCGCGGCAAGGTCTACCTCCGCGGCGTCTGCCACGTCGAGGAGTTGAACAAGGACCGCCAGCAGCTCGTCATCGACGAGATTCCCTACAACCTCAGCCAGCGCAACTTGGTGGAGAAGATCGTCGAGGCCGTTCAGGACGAGCGCATCAAGGACATCAGCGACATCCGCAACGAGAGCGGCCGCCAGGCCATGACCCGCGTGGTCATCGAGCTCAAGCGCGGCGCCGACCCGGCCGTGGTCGAGAACCAGCTCTATCAGTTCACCCCGCTGCAACAGACCTTCAGCATCATCAACATCGCGCTCGTCGGCCGGCGCCCGGTCACGCTCGGGCTCAAGGAGCTCATCGAGCACTACATCGACCACCGCGTCGAGGTCATCCGCCGCCGCACCGAGCACCTGCTCCGCGAGGCCCGCCGCAAGGCCCACTTGCTCGAGGGCCAGATCTACGCCGTCATCGACATCGACGAGATCGTCAAGCTCATCCGGAGCAGCTCGACCCGCGAGGAAGCGATCCAGAAGCTCATGGATCGCCGGTACCGCATCCCGCCCGAGCACCCGGCCGCCAAGCAGATCCCCCAGCGGCTGCTAGACCACGTCGCGAAGTTTGAAGAGCTCGGCGGCGTCGCGCTCACGCGCCACCAGGCAGAGCAGATCGGCTCGATGCGGCTGATCCAGCTCGTGGGCCTCGAGATCGAGCGCCTCGTCGACGAGTACGCCAAGCTCGCCGCCGAGATCGCCGACTACGAGGACATCCTCGCCAGCCGCCCGCGCGTGCTGCAGATCATCCGCGAAGACTGCGAGGCCATGAAGGCCCGCTACGGCGACGACCGCCGCACCGCCATCGAGGACGCCGTGGGCGAGATCGACATGGAGTCGCTCATCCGCGAGCACGACGTGGTGGTCACCATTAGCCGCGGCGGATACGCCAAGCGCGTGCCCGCCGAGACCTACCGCGCCCAGGCCCGCGGCGGCAAGGGCATCCGCGCCGGCACCAGCAAGTCTTCTGGGGGCGACGAAGACTTCATCCAGCACCTCTTCGTCGCCAGCACGCACGACCACCTGCTGTGCTTCACCAACACGGGCCGCGTCTTCAAGATGAAGGTCTACGAGCTGCCCGAGATGGCCCGCACCGCCAAGGGCCGCGCCATCGTCAACCTGCTCGACCTCAAGGAAGGCGAGAAGGTCTGGGCCTTCCTGACCATCAAGGACTTCGAGGCCAACAGCCAGTTCCTGACCTTCGCGACACGCGGCGGCATCGTCAAGCGCACACCCTTGCGAGCCTACCGCAACGTCAACCGCTCGGGCCTCATCGCCGTGGGCCTGAAGGAAGGCGACGAGCTCTACGACGTCGCCCTGACCAACGGCAACGACGACGTCCTGCTCGTCACCAGCAACGGCATGGCCATCCGCTTCGCCGAAGACGACGTCCGCGTCATGGGCCGTTCGGCCGCGGGCGTGAAGGGCATCGACCTCGCCGACGACGCACGCGTCATCGGACTGGTTGCCATCCCGATGGTCGAGGACGACGACGGCGACCTCATGACCCATCCCGACGCGCTCGAGCGGAACCTCTGCCTGCTCACCGTCACCGAGACCGGCTACGGCAAGCGCACGCCCGTCGACGAGTACCGCGTCCAGCCCGAGACCGGCAAGCCCCGCAGCCAGAGCCGCGGCGGCAAGGGACGCCGCGACATCGCCACGGGCGAGCGCAACGGCGACGCCGTCACGGCCGTCGGCCTGTTCGACGGCCAGGAGATCATGGTCATTTCCCGCAGCGGGCAGCTCGTCCGCATGGCCGGCGAGAGCATCCGCGAGACCAACCGAGGCACCAAGGGCGTCCGCGTCGTCAAGCTCAACGCGGGCGACGACGTCATCGCCGTTGCGCCAGTGGCCGAGAACGACGCCGAAGACTCCGCCGAATCGGCGGGCGGCGACGGAGGCGAAGCCGAGTCATGA
- a CDS encoding STAS domain-containing protein, producing the protein MTTDWSDDIVLAHLADEPALSDELGTILERIRGLEGSDAMPSVVLDFSNVTYINSSNIAQLLQLRQALEAAQRQLRLASVGGDVLEVMRTTGLDRVLQFSPDMLTALASVQIDDPPKDAE; encoded by the coding sequence ATGACCACCGATTGGTCGGACGACATCGTGCTGGCCCACCTGGCCGACGAGCCCGCGCTCAGCGACGAGCTCGGCACGATCCTCGAGCGCATCCGCGGACTCGAGGGCTCCGACGCGATGCCGAGCGTCGTCCTCGACTTCTCGAACGTCACCTACATCAACAGCTCCAACATCGCCCAGCTCCTGCAGCTGCGCCAGGCGCTCGAGGCCGCGCAGCGTCAGCTCCGCCTCGCCAGCGTGGGCGGAGACGTTCTCGAGGTCATGCGCACGACCGGCCTCGACCGCGTCCTGCAGTTCTCGCCCGACATGCTCACGGCACTCGCCAGCGTGCAGATCGATGACCCTCCCAAGGACGCGGAGTAG
- a CDS encoding AsmA family protein — translation MKLLLKILTIALVPLVGLVVLAIVLAWIYVDSLAERGVERGATYALDVDTQLDSADVGILAGNVELSGLTVDNPEGFEAEHFLTLDDADMNVSLDSLMEQTVEVPSLVLTGIDLRLERTVDGANYRVIMDNLGRFESDKDKAPDPDAKKFVIRTVEVRSVTIHADVVPIGGAIGDLTSAKLTVDEVVLRDVGSGGKPMSIAEITTVVLKAILASAIEVGGGVIPEDVLGELGDQLGSLLDLGEMGVGTVEGLGEAAADLIGLDVEEAVSEAADTVGEAIEETGEAIQEEAERARERLGGLLPGQKKQEPKEQPKDPG, via the coding sequence TTGAAACTCCTCCTCAAGATACTCACCATTGCGCTCGTGCCGCTCGTCGGCCTCGTGGTGCTCGCGATCGTGCTCGCGTGGATCTACGTCGACAGCCTGGCCGAGCGCGGCGTGGAGCGAGGCGCAACGTACGCGCTGGACGTCGACACCCAGCTCGACTCGGCCGACGTCGGCATCCTCGCGGGCAACGTCGAGCTCTCGGGCCTGACCGTCGACAACCCCGAGGGGTTCGAGGCCGAGCACTTCCTCACGCTCGACGATGCCGACATGAACGTCTCGCTCGACTCGCTGATGGAACAGACGGTCGAGGTGCCCAGCCTGGTCCTCACCGGCATCGACCTCCGGCTCGAGCGCACCGTCGACGGCGCCAACTACCGCGTCATCATGGACAACCTCGGTCGCTTCGAGAGCGACAAGGACAAGGCCCCCGATCCCGACGCCAAGAAGTTCGTCATCCGCACGGTCGAGGTCCGCAGCGTCACCATCCACGCCGACGTCGTGCCCATCGGCGGCGCCATAGGCGACCTGACCAGCGCCAAGCTCACCGTCGACGAAGTCGTGCTCCGCGACGTCGGCTCGGGCGGCAAGCCCATGTCCATCGCCGAGATCACCACCGTCGTGCTCAAGGCCATCCTCGCTTCGGCGATCGAGGTCGGGGGCGGCGTCATCCCCGAAGACGTGCTGGGCGAGCTCGGCGACCAGCTCGGATCGCTGCTCGACCTCGGGGAGATGGGCGTGGGTACGGTCGAAGGGCTCGGTGAAGCCGCGGCCGACCTGATCGGCCTGGACGTCGAAGAGGCCGTCAGCGAAGCGGCAGACACCGTGGGCGAAGCCATCGAAGAAACGGGCGAAGCCATCCAGGAAGAAGCCGAGCGTGCCCGCGAACGCCTCGGCGGCCTGCTGCCGGGCCAGAAGAAGCAAGAGCCCAAAGAGCAGCCGAAGGACCCCGGCTGA